A single genomic interval of Aegicerativicinus sediminis harbors:
- a CDS encoding gluconate 2-dehydrogenase subunit 3 family protein, whose amino-acid sequence MDRREAFQKIALGFGFAISAPLAVQLLQSCEQAKRDYSHLQFLNEHEAVLLEEIMEIILPETESSPGAKSLGIIGPTDVLLFNLLTDEEQGDFRKSLIAFETETNFIGLDPTGKESAIKSHLLQNKQLFSTIKKMAIISYFTREKVAKGYMNFNPLPGNFNPCIEVNESTKAWYT is encoded by the coding sequence ATGGATAGGAGGGAAGCATTTCAAAAGATTGCCTTGGGTTTTGGGTTTGCAATATCTGCGCCATTAGCTGTTCAACTTCTGCAATCTTGTGAGCAGGCTAAACGAGATTATTCACATCTTCAGTTTTTAAACGAGCATGAGGCTGTTTTACTAGAAGAAATTATGGAAATAATATTGCCAGAAACTGAAAGTTCTCCTGGTGCTAAAAGTTTGGGGATTATTGGTCCAACGGATGTATTATTATTCAATTTGTTAACTGATGAAGAGCAGGGCGACTTCAGAAAATCCTTGATCGCTTTTGAAACTGAAACAAATTTTATTGGTTTAGACCCTACAGGAAAGGAAAGCGCAATAAAAAGCCATCTGTTACAAAATAAACAATTGTTTTCCACCATTAAAAAAATGGCAATAATTAGTTATTTTACCCGAGAAAAAGTGGCTAAAGGATATATGAACTTTAATCCTTTGCCAGGAAATTTTAATCCATGTATTGAAGTTAATGAAAGTACTAAGGCATGGTACACTTAA
- a CDS encoding formylglycine-generating enzyme family protein, with product MNFVFKMIMQFNFLSKLWIIVLFSTFLACKNEEKKVSVVTAENEVPKPTQGMVWIPGGSFHIGDPSDLANQLETKEAEVEVDGFWMDEHEVTNAQFKKFVEATGYKTIAERPILWKDLQSQLPPGTPKPHDSLLKPGSLVFTPPPYRVSLNDYSQWWSFVRGADWRHPLGPYSNIEGKDNYPVVQIAFEDAMAYAKWAGKRLPTEAEYEFAAQNGMDGKPFAWGDELTPSGDYLANYFQGNFPYDDKGEDGFKGLAPIKSYPPNNYGLYDIIGNVWEWTSDYYRPDTYMIYLKGKSNLCKNPTGPESSYDPYDPYAEKRVVKGGSFLCSSQYCSNYRPDGRMANSIDSGQNHLGFRCVKDKTE from the coding sequence ATGAATTTTGTTTTTAAAATGATAATGCAGTTTAATTTTCTAAGTAAACTTTGGATTATAGTATTGTTTTCAACTTTTTTGGCTTGCAAAAATGAAGAGAAAAAGGTCTCTGTGGTTACGGCCGAAAATGAAGTTCCCAAACCTACTCAAGGGATGGTTTGGATTCCTGGCGGGAGTTTTCATATTGGGGACCCATCAGATCTAGCAAACCAACTTGAAACTAAAGAAGCTGAGGTAGAAGTTGATGGTTTTTGGATGGATGAACATGAGGTGACCAATGCTCAATTTAAAAAATTTGTTGAGGCTACCGGTTATAAAACTATTGCAGAACGACCAATACTTTGGAAAGATCTGCAATCCCAATTGCCTCCTGGTACACCAAAACCCCATGATTCATTATTGAAACCGGGATCACTTGTTTTTACTCCACCACCATATAGAGTTTCATTAAATGATTATTCCCAATGGTGGTCTTTTGTGCGAGGGGCCGATTGGAGACATCCGCTTGGGCCGTATTCTAATATAGAGGGGAAGGACAATTATCCTGTAGTTCAGATAGCTTTTGAAGATGCTATGGCTTACGCAAAATGGGCAGGAAAGCGTTTGCCTACTGAGGCTGAGTATGAGTTTGCTGCTCAAAATGGCATGGATGGGAAACCTTTTGCTTGGGGAGATGAACTTACCCCGTCAGGGGATTATTTGGCCAATTATTTCCAAGGTAATTTTCCATATGACGACAAAGGGGAAGATGGTTTTAAAGGGTTGGCCCCAATTAAAAGCTATCCTCCCAATAACTATGGGTTATATGACATAATCGGAAATGTTTGGGAGTGGACTAGCGACTATTATCGTCCGGATACTTATATGATATATCTAAAGGGTAAATCAAATCTTTGTAAAAATCCTACCGGTCCGGAGTCTAGTTACGATCCTTATGATCCATATGCTGAAAAGAGGGTTGTTAAAGGAGGGTCTTTTCTTTGTAGTTCACAATATTGTTCAAATTATAGACCCGATGGGCGTATGGCTAATTCTATAGACAGCGGGCAAAACCATTTAGGGTTTAGGTGTGTTAAGGATAAGACCGAGTAG
- a CDS encoding DUF481 domain-containing protein: protein MKYIFTLISCLIFSSILHAQTDTIVLKNKDRLIGEIKKMENGVLTVETDYSDDDFKVTWLEIESVNSTQVYLITLENGDRLTATLTLGSQSNMLVLNTIDGFKEVSIDEIVYLKPVKSSFISRLDASISFGFNFTKSQNLKQFTARSSIGYTANYWSLLGSYNSVRSKQENIDEIQRTEAKLQFKYFLKRDYFILLISEFLSNDEQKLDSRLTNRTGVGKYFIHTNQVYFGAGGGVAWNNEEFSDEEIGSRNSFEGFLMAELNIFDMKNIDLLSNITFYPSFTESKRYRVDYKIDLKYDLPLDFFIKLGFTYNFDNQPVEGASKDDYVLQTTLGWEL, encoded by the coding sequence GTGAAATATATATTTACTCTAATTTCATGTCTTATTTTTTCATCCATTTTACATGCTCAGACTGATACAATCGTGCTAAAAAACAAGGATAGATTGATTGGTGAAATTAAAAAGATGGAAAATGGTGTGCTCACTGTTGAAACAGATTACAGTGATGATGACTTTAAGGTTACCTGGTTAGAAATTGAAAGCGTAAACAGCACTCAAGTTTATTTGATTACCCTAGAAAATGGTGATCGACTTACGGCCACCTTAACATTGGGGAGTCAGTCTAATATGCTGGTTTTGAATACAATTGATGGTTTTAAAGAGGTTTCTATAGATGAGATTGTTTATTTAAAACCAGTAAAATCTAGTTTTATCTCTAGGTTAGACGCTTCTATTTCATTTGGTTTTAACTTTACCAAAAGTCAAAATTTAAAACAATTTACAGCCAGAAGTAGCATAGGTTATACGGCAAATTATTGGAGTCTACTAGGTTCTTATAATTCAGTAAGGAGTAAACAGGAAAATATTGATGAAATTCAGCGGACGGAGGCAAAACTCCAGTTTAAGTACTTTTTAAAAAGGGATTATTTCATTCTGTTGATTTCAGAATTTCTGTCAAATGACGAACAAAAATTGGATTCCAGGTTAACAAATAGAACGGGTGTTGGTAAGTACTTTATCCATACAAATCAAGTTTATTTTGGTGCAGGTGGGGGAGTTGCTTGGAATAATGAAGAATTTTCTGATGAAGAAATAGGGTCTAGAAATAGCTTTGAAGGATTCTTAATGGCCGAGCTCAACATTTTCGACATGAAAAATATTGATCTTCTTTCCAATATAACTTTTTATCCAAGTTTTACTGAAAGCAAAAGATATAGGGTTGATTATAAAATCGATTTAAAATACGATTTACCCCTAGACTTTTTTATCAAATTAGGTTTTACCTATAATTTTGATAATCAGCCTGTAGAGGGTGCTTCAAAGGATGACTATGTGCTACAGACTACTTTGGGATGGGAACTTTAA